One stretch of Bacteroidia bacterium DNA includes these proteins:
- a CDS encoding NifU family protein yields MNNTELIAKVQEALESIRPFLQMDGGDVELVNIDTDNNANIKLVGNCVSCSMSAMTMKAGIEGAIRKVAPEINKVVAVNL; encoded by the coding sequence ATGAACAATACAGAACTAATAGCAAAAGTTCAAGAAGCATTAGAATCTATCAGACCATTTTTACAAATGGATGGAGGTGATGTCGAATTGGTCAATATTGATACTGATAATAATGCCAACATTAAACTTGTTGGTAATTGTGTGTCGTGCTCTATGAGTGCTATGACAATGAAAGCAGGTATTGAAGGCGCTATTCGCAAAGTTGCTCCCGAAATTAACAAAGTGGTTGCTGTAAATTTATAG
- a CDS encoding DUF2911 domain-containing protein has translation MKKFVFSMLSAAMLSLGQTATAQQISFPQPSPTATVKQNFATSFVELSYSRPSVKNRVIFGGLVPYGEVWRTGANGATTIEFGQDVTINEQPVTKGKYGFLAIPGEKEWTIIITKDLNVTGASNYKQANDIIRVKAPVSTLAETHETFSIEINNITDNSFQLNLVWEKTKVGVQVNVDYDKELTAQIEKVMSNDSRPYYSAASYYYNNKKDMKKALEWINKADELTPNRYWIQTMKAKIQAENQLYTEAVETAESAKTNAEKMGAANAVAELNTFIENIKRQPIYKAPKKKKK, from the coding sequence ATGAAAAAATTTGTATTCAGTATGTTAAGCGCAGCCATGCTATCTTTAGGACAGACAGCAACTGCACAACAAATCAGCTTTCCACAACCCAGCCCTACTGCAACCGTTAAACAAAACTTTGCAACCTCATTTGTAGAACTATCGTATTCAAGACCCAGTGTCAAAAACAGAGTAATTTTTGGCGGTCTTGTGCCTTATGGAGAAGTATGGAGAACTGGTGCCAATGGAGCTACTACCATTGAATTCGGTCAAGATGTTACTATTAATGAACAACCTGTAACCAAAGGCAAATACGGATTCTTAGCTATTCCCGGTGAAAAAGAATGGACTATTATCATTACTAAAGATTTAAATGTAACCGGAGCAAGCAATTACAAACAAGCAAATGATATTATTAGAGTAAAAGCACCGGTATCAACCCTTGCAGAAACACACGAAACTTTTTCTATTGAAATCAATAATATCACTGACAATTCATTCCAATTAAACCTTGTTTGGGAAAAAACAAAAGTAGGTGTACAAGTGAATGTTGACTACGACAAAGAACTTACCGCTCAGATTGAAAAAGTAATGTCAAATGATTCAAGACCCTATTATTCAGCTGCTTCATATTATTACAACAATAAAAAAGACATGAAAAAAGCGCTTGAATGGATAAACAAAGCAGATGAGTTAACCCCAAACAGATATTGGATTCAAACCATGAAAGCTAAAATTCAAGCAGAAAACCAACTATACACCGAAGCAGTTGAAACTGCCGAATCAGCTAAAACAAATGCAGAAAAAATGGGCGCAGCCAATGCCGTAGCAGAATTAAATACTTTTATTGAAAACATTAAGCGCCAACCTATTTACAAAGCACCTAAAAAGAAGAAAAAATAA
- a CDS encoding competence/damage-inducible protein A yields MKKAFTAEILSIGDEILIGQILNTNSQWLASKLSEENFVVNRMVTVPDKHDLILEAVDKAINDTDLVIITGGLGPTKDDLTKDVLATYFNSSWRWDEDTLQNLEKIFANRGKHLQEINKIQAYVPDNCTTIFNKLGTAPGMLFRKEHKIVISLPGVPFEMIEMMNNVVLPLLRKEFQSAPTLRHHFFTIGVPESLLAERLSSIEDNLPAHFSLAYLPHLNVVRLRLTCNIQNQQNDGLLFQEFSQQFKQTLGNDLLMEEDIPLAAYTALLLHNTQTSFSLAESCTGGLISQHFTQIPGISAIYKGGAVVYSNESKTNILKIPAGLIEQHGAVSEEVAAAMAENCRTVFQSDIAVSVTGIAGPDGGTDDKPVGTVYIGYSSQKSTITKKFLFTRERKHIQESTLYAALAFIIRNIENS; encoded by the coding sequence ATGAAAAAGGCATTTACCGCAGAAATTCTATCTATTGGAGATGAAATTTTGATTGGGCAAATATTAAATACCAACAGCCAATGGCTCGCAAGCAAACTCAGCGAAGAAAACTTTGTTGTCAATCGCATGGTTACAGTACCCGACAAACATGACCTTATATTAGAAGCAGTTGACAAAGCAATCAACGATACAGATCTTGTAATTATTACCGGAGGGTTAGGACCTACTAAAGATGATTTAACCAAAGATGTATTGGCAACATACTTTAACAGTTCTTGGCGTTGGGACGAAGACACATTGCAAAACCTTGAAAAAATATTTGCAAACAGAGGAAAGCATCTCCAAGAAATCAACAAGATACAGGCATACGTCCCCGACAACTGCACAACTATTTTTAATAAGTTAGGAACAGCTCCGGGAATGTTATTTAGAAAAGAACACAAAATAGTAATTTCATTACCTGGTGTACCTTTTGAAATGATAGAAATGATGAATAATGTTGTTTTACCGCTTCTAAGGAAAGAATTTCAATCAGCTCCCACACTAAGACACCATTTCTTTACTATCGGAGTGCCGGAATCATTACTTGCAGAGAGGTTATCCTCTATTGAAGATAATCTCCCCGCTCATTTTAGTCTTGCATACCTTCCACACTTAAATGTTGTAAGGTTACGACTTACATGTAACATTCAAAACCAACAAAATGACGGTTTGCTTTTTCAAGAATTTAGTCAGCAATTCAAACAGACCTTAGGTAATGATTTATTGATGGAAGAAGACATCCCTTTAGCAGCTTATACTGCTTTATTATTACATAACACACAAACAAGTTTCTCATTGGCTGAAAGTTGTACAGGAGGTTTAATATCACAACATTTTACACAAATACCGGGTATTTCTGCAATTTACAAAGGAGGTGCAGTTGTTTATTCAAATGAGAGCAAAACAAACATCTTAAAAATTCCTGCAGGTCTTATTGAACAACACGGAGCTGTGAGTGAAGAAGTGGCTGCCGCTATGGCAGAGAATTGCAGGACTGTATTTCAAAGCGATATTGCAGTATCTGTAACAGGGATTGCCGGTCCTGATGGCGGAACTGATGACAAACCCGTTGGAACAGTGTATATCGGTTATAGTAGTCAAAAGAGCACCATTACAAAAAAATTCTTATTTACCAGAGAAAGAAAGCATATTCAAGAAAGTACATTGTATGCTGCTTTAGCATTCATCATTAGAAATATAGAAAACTCATAA
- a CDS encoding TIGR02757 family protein, translating into MKVALLQEYLDKAFETYHKKGFIAHDPISIPHSFSVKQDIEIMGFFAAILAWGQRKTIIAKCKTIAELFDHRPYDFILNHQDTDLASLTSFVHRTFNGTDLLYVVHFLQQVYREYDSLENAFFPVPTSSFNAVEEGLNNFKFKFVASEWCPVRTRKHIASPAQGSACKRLNMFLRWMVRKDFEGIDFGIWTHIQPAQLKCPLDVHVLRVAMQLGLLNDSKSHWQNVLKLTDALRKFDAADPVKYDFALFGIGEAGAL; encoded by the coding sequence ATGAAAGTTGCACTTCTCCAAGAATATCTGGATAAAGCTTTTGAAACTTATCACAAAAAGGGGTTTATAGCGCATGACCCTATTTCTATACCTCATTCATTTTCTGTAAAACAAGATATTGAAATCATGGGATTCTTTGCTGCTATTCTTGCATGGGGACAGCGTAAAACAATCATTGCTAAATGCAAAACGATTGCTGAATTGTTTGATCATCGTCCTTATGATTTTATATTGAATCACCAAGATACGGACTTAGCATCTCTGACATCGTTTGTGCACAGGACTTTTAATGGCACTGATTTGCTGTATGTTGTACATTTCTTACAACAAGTGTATCGGGAGTATGATAGTTTAGAGAATGCCTTTTTTCCTGTCCCAACTTCCTCCTTTAATGCAGTTGAAGAAGGGTTAAACAATTTTAAATTCAAATTTGTAGCTTCAGAATGGTGTCCAGTAAGAACACGGAAACATATTGCTTCACCGGCACAAGGCAGTGCATGCAAAAGGCTAAACATGTTTTTGCGATGGATGGTGAGAAAGGATTTTGAAGGAATTGATTTTGGTATTTGGACGCATATTCAACCGGCACAGCTAAAATGTCCTTTAGATGTTCATGTGCTTAGAGTGGCAATGCAATTAGGACTTTTAAATGATTCAAAATCACATTGGCAAAATGTGCTCAAGTTGACTGATGCATTAAGAAAGTTTGATGCTGCTGACCCGGTCAAATATGATTTTGCGCTTTTCGGAATAGGAGAGGCGGGCGCATTATGA